The following proteins come from a genomic window of Gossypium raimondii isolate GPD5lz chromosome 5, ASM2569854v1, whole genome shotgun sequence:
- the LOC105767874 gene encoding uncharacterized protein LOC105767874 yields MRLTILEKQTTQGLETPGTAGDLKGENRSRRRSYMASPSSSSSSPRLRPRCTCSNQPGSAPCSKHGYMVPRQNTKRYGGNKEIIRRAITPNRKMTLRWWNFRPTPSRLSNMTMA; encoded by the coding sequence ATGCGGTTGACCATCCTTGAGAAACAAACTACACAAGGTTTAGAAACTCCGGGAACCGCCGGAGATCTGAAGGGGGAGAATCGGAGTCGTAGAAGAAGTTACATGGCTTCACCGTCTTCTTCGTCGTCGTCTCCTAGACTGCGACCGAGGTGTACGTGTTCGAACCAACCGGGTTCGGCACCATGTAGCAAGCATGGTTACATGGTGCCAAGGCAGAACACGAAGAGATATGGTGGTAACAAAGAGATAATAAGGAGGGCAATAACACCAAATCGGAAGATGACACTTAGGTGGTGGAATTTCAGGCCAACACCAAGCAGGCTTTCTAACATGACTATGGCTTAA